A single region of the Chionomys nivalis chromosome 5, mChiNiv1.1, whole genome shotgun sequence genome encodes:
- the Btd gene encoding biotinidase isoform X2 translates to MPSPRLVRWNPCLEPFRFNDTEVLQRLSCMAIKGQMFLVANLGTKQPCLRSDPRCPDDGRYQFNTDVVFSHNGTLVARYRKHNLYFEAAFDTPAHVDLVTFDTPFAGQFGMFTCFDILFFEPAIQLLRDSEVKHIVYPTAWMNQLPLLAAIEIQKAFATAFGVSVLAANIHHPTLGMTGSGIHTPLKSFWYHDMDNPEGHLIIAQVATNPLGLVGIENATSETDPSHSKFLKMLAGDLSCEKDAQEVHCEEAAKWNMNTPPTFHSEMMYDNFTLVPVWGKEGYVQVCSNSLCCHLLYERPTVSEELYALGVFDGLHTVHGTYYIQVCALVKCGGLGFDTCGQEISEAQGLFDFHLWGNFSTSYIFPLFLTSGMTLDTPDQLGWENDHYFLRKSGLSSGLVTAALYGRLYERD, encoded by the exons ATGCCATCTCCCAGGCTGGTCAGGTGGAACCCCTGTCTGGAGCCCTTTCGGTTCAATGACACGGAG GTCCTCCAGCGCCTGAGTTGTATGGCCATCAAGGGACAGATGTTCTTGGTGGCCAATCTTGGAACAAAACAGCCTTGCCTTCGCAGTGACCCCAGGTGCCCAGATGACGGGAGGTACCAGTTTAATACAGATGTGGTGTTCAGCCACAATGGAACCCTTGTTGCCCGCTACCGTAAGCACAACCTGTACTTTGAGGCGGCCTTTGATACCCCTGCTCACGTGGACCTCGTCACCTTTGATACCCCCTTTGCGGGCCAGTTTGGCATGTTCACTTGCTTTGACATCCTGTTCTTTGAGCCCGCCATCCAACTCCTCAGAGACTCGGAGGTGAAGCACATTGTGTACCCCACGGCCTGGATGAACCAGCTGCCGCTCTTGGCAGCCATTGAAATCCAGAAAGCATTTGCCACTGCCTTTGGTGTCAGTGTTCTGGCAGCTAACATCCACCATCCAACTCTGGGGATGACTGGCAGTGGCATCCACACCCCTCTGAAGTCCTTTTGGTACCATGACATGGACAACCCCGAAGGCCACCTTATAATTGCCCAAGTAGCCACAAACCCCCTGGGACTTGTTGGGATAGAGAATGCAACTAGTGAAACGGACCCATCCCATAGTAAGTTCTTAAAAATGCTGGCTGGTGACCTGTCCTGTGAGAAGGACGCCCAGGAAGTGCACTGTGAGGAGGCTGCCAAGTGGAACATGAACACACCACCTACTTTCCACTCAGAGATGATGTACGACAACTTCACCCTGGTGCCTGTCTGGGGAAAGGAAGGCTATGTCCAGGTCTGCTCCAACAGTCTCTGTTGTCACTTACTCTACGAGAGGCCCACCGTGTCCGAAGAGCTGTACGCCCTGGGTGTCTTTGATGGGCTCCACACGGTACACGGCACTTACTACATTCAAGTCTGTGCCCTGGTCAAGTGTGGGGGCCTCGGCTTTGACACTTGTGGGCAGGAGATCTCAGAGGCACAGGGCCTGTTTGACTTTCACCTGTGGGGGAACTTCAGCACTTCCTATATCTTTCCTCTGTTCCTCACCTCAGGGATGACTCTGGATACCCCTGACCAGCTCGGGTGGGAAAATGACCACTATTTCTTGAGGAAGAGTGGACTGTCCTCTGGTCTGGTGACAGCCGCTCTCTATGGGCGGTTGTATGAGAGGGACTAG